One Methylocaldum marinum DNA window includes the following coding sequences:
- the parC gene encoding DNA topoisomerase IV subunit A yields the protein MNSVTHERIPLKDFTEKAYLDYSMYVILDRALPSIADGLKPVQRRIVYAMSELGLSAQAKYKKSARTVGDVLGKYHPHGDSACYEAMVLMAQPFSYRYPLIDGQGNWGSPDDPKSFAAMRYTEARLTPYAQTLLSELEQGTVDWVPNFDGTLEEPALLPARLPNVLLNGSTGIAVGMATDIPPHNLREVVEACIRLLDDPRLGVEELCDSIKGPDFTTEAEIVTPRQDIVRMYQTGNGSIRLRARWELEEGNIVVTALPHQVSGNTIMEQIAAQMQAKKLPMLEDLRDESDHENPTRLVIMPRGRRIDSDQLMSHLFATTDLEKTYRVNLNMIGLNGKPQVKNLPEILLEWLSYRTETVRRRLQHRLDKVIVRLHILEGLLIAYLNIDEVIAIIRNEAEPKPVLMARFGLSDAQTEAILELKLRHLAKLEEIKIRGEQEELEKERATLEATLGSQKKLNALIKKELKQDADKHGDARRSPIVARQASQALDITAVIGSEPVTLILSEKGWIRAAKGHEIDPAAVAFRSGDSFLSAALGRSNQPAYFLDSTGRSYAVPAHEFPSARSQGEPLTGRLNPPPGALFKAVLAGADEDWYLFATDSGYGFITQLKELHTKNRAGKALLTVPEHAKVLTPVRVGQPQSDLLAIATAQGRFLVFPIAEIPVLNKGKGNKLIQIQAADLAARQDYITAVIALAPGQGVKVHCGKRSLNLAAKDLVHYHGSRARRGNPLPKGFQRVEQLTLLV from the coding sequence GTGAATTCCGTTACCCACGAGCGCATTCCTCTCAAAGATTTCACTGAAAAGGCGTACCTGGACTATTCCATGTACGTCATTCTCGACCGTGCCTTGCCCAGCATCGCCGACGGACTCAAACCGGTGCAACGGCGCATCGTTTACGCCATGTCCGAGTTGGGCTTGTCGGCTCAGGCTAAGTACAAGAAATCCGCCCGCACCGTCGGCGACGTTTTGGGTAAATACCATCCCCACGGCGATTCGGCCTGCTACGAAGCCATGGTGCTGATGGCCCAGCCGTTTTCCTATCGCTATCCTTTGATCGACGGACAGGGGAACTGGGGCTCGCCGGACGATCCCAAGTCTTTCGCGGCCATGCGCTACACCGAGGCGCGCCTGACACCTTACGCCCAAACCCTGTTGTCGGAGCTGGAGCAGGGTACGGTCGATTGGGTGCCGAACTTCGACGGCACCCTGGAAGAACCCGCCTTGCTGCCGGCGCGTTTGCCGAATGTGTTGCTGAACGGTTCCACCGGCATCGCCGTGGGCATGGCGACCGATATTCCCCCGCACAATCTGCGCGAGGTGGTCGAGGCCTGCATTCGCCTGCTGGACGATCCGCGGCTCGGTGTCGAAGAATTGTGCGATTCGATCAAGGGGCCGGATTTCACCACCGAGGCCGAGATCGTCACGCCGCGCCAGGATATCGTCCGCATGTACCAGACCGGCAACGGTTCGATCCGCCTGCGGGCGCGCTGGGAGCTGGAGGAAGGGAATATCGTGGTCACCGCCTTGCCGCACCAGGTTTCGGGCAACACGATCATGGAACAGATCGCCGCCCAGATGCAGGCGAAAAAGCTACCCATGCTGGAAGATCTCCGCGACGAATCCGATCACGAGAATCCGACCCGGCTGGTCATCATGCCGCGTGGCCGGCGCATCGACTCGGACCAGCTGATGTCGCATCTGTTTGCGACTACGGACCTGGAAAAGACCTACCGGGTCAACCTCAATATGATCGGCTTGAACGGCAAGCCGCAGGTCAAGAATCTCCCGGAAATCCTGCTGGAATGGCTGAGCTACCGTACCGAAACCGTGCGCCGGAGGCTTCAGCATAGGCTGGACAAGGTGATCGTTCGCCTGCACATCCTCGAAGGCTTGCTGATCGCGTACCTCAATATTGACGAAGTGATCGCGATCATCCGCAACGAAGCCGAGCCCAAGCCGGTGTTGATGGCGCGCTTCGGATTGAGTGACGCCCAGACCGAGGCCATCCTGGAACTGAAGCTGCGGCATCTGGCCAAGCTCGAGGAAATCAAGATCCGGGGGGAGCAGGAGGAACTGGAGAAGGAAAGGGCTACGCTCGAAGCCACGTTGGGCTCGCAGAAAAAACTGAACGCTCTGATCAAGAAGGAACTGAAACAGGATGCCGACAAACACGGCGATGCGCGCCGATCGCCCATCGTCGCGCGCCAGGCCTCGCAAGCCCTGGATATTACCGCCGTGATCGGCAGCGAGCCGGTCACGCTCATACTTTCGGAAAAAGGCTGGATTCGCGCTGCCAAAGGGCATGAAATCGATCCTGCCGCGGTGGCTTTCCGTTCCGGGGACAGTTTCCTTTCCGCCGCGCTCGGGCGCAGTAACCAGCCGGCTTATTTTCTCGATTCCACCGGGAGAAGTTACGCTGTCCCGGCGCACGAATTTCCCTCCGCCCGCTCCCAGGGCGAACCCCTGACGGGACGGCTCAACCCGCCGCCGGGCGCTCTGTTTAAGGCAGTCCTGGCGGGCGCGGACGAGGACTGGTATTTGTTCGCGACCGACAGCGGCTACGGCTTCATTACCCAGCTCAAGGAGCTTCACACCAAGAATCGGGCGGGGAAAGCCCTGTTGACGGTGCCGGAACATGCGAAAGTGTTGACCCCGGTGCGGGTCGGCCAGCCCCAGTCCGACCTGCTTGCGATCGCGACTGCGCAAGGCCGTTTTTTGGTTTTCCCGATCGCCGAGATTCCGGTCCTGAACAAGGGCAAGGGAAACAAGCTGATCCAGATTCAAGCCGCGGACCTGGCCGCGCGGCAGGATTACATAACGGCCGTGATCGCCCTTGCTCCGGGCCAGGGCGTGAAGGTCCATTGCGGCAAGCGGAGCCTGAACCTTGCGGCCAAGGATCTCGTCCATTACCATGGCTCGCGCGCACGCCGCGGAAACCCTCTGCCGAAAGGGTTTCAGCGGGTGGAGCAATTGACGCTATTGGTCTGA
- a CDS encoding lytic transglycosylase domain-containing protein, with the protein MSGRKPISKEKSSAPAAPLPDSSVSAPKKALDSGSSQTAASGTPKRPFQAELWTGSPTPPAPKKRRSDTADRPKQGPTRTKKSTKKKAPKLSPWRWAAIIGTEILALAASALVGIIAVLGRSADWFAGTGLWSNLLPFAGMVLAIGTANAVLLHLWLGMRARLKLKGMVLPAILAVFVAIGAGWFVAQEEFGRDLRKLRTLVGGMQEAERNTIAHQVFAAYRRSDLIQMQRIIERAQIYLPTIHEAAAAFAVDPEVMVGIAATESSFYPRDSKDGGRGLFQITAPPKSAVKVVKAHLKTDTLDMLNQRHNTFVAAATLRDYLAQMNGDLFLGLLAYNIGPANGGLRSIMTQYGARDFVTIQPYLKNLPRDYPIRVLTAALAYRLWHREGRLPRYEEGNNAMHIQSVGVPGLDQGFSPVNTLAKDKAT; encoded by the coding sequence GTGTCCGGTCGCAAGCCGATCTCCAAAGAGAAGTCTTCAGCGCCTGCCGCGCCGCTTCCCGATTCATCCGTATCGGCGCCGAAAAAAGCGCTCGATTCCGGTTCATCGCAAACGGCCGCTTCGGGAACGCCGAAACGCCCCTTTCAAGCCGAACTCTGGACGGGATCCCCGACCCCGCCCGCCCCCAAGAAACGGCGAAGCGATACCGCGGACCGGCCGAAACAGGGTCCAACGCGCACTAAAAAGAGCACGAAGAAAAAGGCACCGAAACTGAGTCCGTGGCGCTGGGCCGCCATCATCGGCACCGAGATTCTGGCCTTGGCCGCCTCGGCCCTGGTCGGCATTATCGCGGTATTGGGGCGCTCGGCGGATTGGTTTGCGGGGACCGGCTTGTGGTCGAATTTGCTCCCATTCGCCGGCATGGTTTTGGCGATCGGGACCGCCAATGCGGTGTTGTTGCACCTCTGGTTGGGCATGCGTGCCAGGCTGAAACTCAAAGGCATGGTTCTGCCCGCGATCCTGGCGGTTTTCGTCGCCATTGGGGCCGGATGGTTCGTCGCACAGGAGGAGTTCGGCCGCGATCTCCGCAAACTTCGCACCCTGGTCGGGGGTATGCAGGAAGCCGAACGGAACACGATCGCGCATCAGGTATTCGCGGCCTACCGGCGTTCCGATCTGATCCAGATGCAGCGGATCATCGAGCGCGCTCAGATTTATCTGCCGACCATCCACGAGGCCGCCGCAGCCTTCGCTGTCGACCCCGAGGTCATGGTCGGTATCGCGGCAACCGAATCGTCGTTCTATCCCCGGGACAGCAAAGACGGGGGACGCGGGCTATTCCAGATTACCGCTCCCCCGAAATCGGCAGTCAAGGTGGTCAAGGCGCATTTGAAAACCGACACCCTGGACATGCTCAACCAGCGCCACAATACCTTCGTAGCCGCTGCGACCCTGCGCGATTACCTGGCGCAGATGAACGGGGATCTTTTCCTCGGTCTGCTCGCCTACAATATCGGTCCCGCCAACGGCGGCTTGCGTTCGATCATGACGCAGTACGGCGCTCGCGACTTCGTCACTATCCAGCCCTATCTGAAGAATCTTCCGCGAGATTATCCGATTCGGGTTCTGACTGCCGCCCTGGCTTATCGATTATGGCACAGAGAAGGGCGGCTTCCGCGCTACGAGGAGGGAAACAACGCCATGCACATTCAGAGCGTCGGCGTTCCCGGCTTGGACCAAGGGTTTTCACCGGTGAACACCCTCGCGAAGGACAAGGCGACCTGA
- a CDS encoding R3H domain-containing nucleic acid-binding protein — MTAKTHLDDLHLLISLLPQELQKSLAQQGQGNLLEIILDLGRVPQARYPHAALNLSNQPVTREELDAVIGAVGEFGADNRAGIEGTLHRISAIRNRRGQIIGLTLRVGRAVFGTIDLIRDLVESGKSLLLLGRPGVGKTTKLREVARVLADDFGKRVVVIDTSNEIAGDGDIPHPAIGSARRMMVAHPDRQHAVMIEAVENHMPEAIIVDEIGTASEAMAARTIAERGVQLIGTAHGNTLENLVLNPTLSDLVGGVQTVTLSDDEARLRGTQKTVSERKAPPTFDIVVEITDRDEVFVHPDTAQAVDAILCGVQPKGVRRCGAVAAEGPKPPSEPESAEEMAKPPLFVRSDNQQRPVRIYAYALSRDSVDRVIRDLNLEARTVRYPDQADLVVTLRAREEDASLQRIVRSAQLPVHTVKKNTTAQIRQLLRGLFHIVPEDKQDEVGEMVRETERAVQQVKAEGIMAELAPRSAALRQMQHRIVTRHGLFAESIGREPYRHLVIYPM; from the coding sequence GTGACCGCCAAGACCCATCTTGATGATCTCCACCTGCTGATAAGTCTCCTCCCGCAGGAGCTCCAGAAATCGCTCGCGCAGCAAGGGCAGGGAAACTTGCTCGAAATCATCCTGGATCTGGGGCGTGTACCGCAGGCGCGTTATCCCCACGCCGCTCTCAATTTATCGAATCAACCGGTGACCCGCGAAGAACTCGACGCCGTGATCGGCGCGGTGGGCGAATTCGGCGCGGACAACCGGGCCGGCATTGAGGGTACTTTGCATCGTATCTCCGCCATACGCAATCGGCGGGGCCAGATCATCGGCCTGACGCTGCGCGTGGGGCGCGCGGTATTCGGAACCATCGATCTGATCCGGGATCTGGTGGAGAGCGGCAAGAGTCTTTTGCTGCTCGGGCGTCCCGGTGTCGGAAAGACGACCAAGCTTCGTGAAGTGGCAAGGGTTCTGGCCGACGATTTCGGCAAGCGTGTGGTCGTGATCGATACCTCCAACGAAATCGCCGGCGACGGCGACATCCCTCACCCGGCCATAGGCAGCGCCCGGCGCATGATGGTGGCGCATCCGGATCGGCAGCATGCGGTGATGATCGAGGCGGTGGAGAACCATATGCCGGAAGCGATCATCGTCGACGAAATCGGCACCGCTTCCGAGGCCATGGCCGCCCGTACCATTGCCGAGCGCGGTGTCCAGCTGATAGGAACCGCCCACGGTAATACCTTGGAGAACCTGGTTTTGAATCCCACGCTGTCCGATCTGGTCGGCGGCGTGCAAACGGTCACGCTCAGCGATGACGAGGCTAGGCTTCGGGGAACGCAAAAAACCGTCAGCGAACGTAAGGCGCCGCCCACCTTCGATATCGTCGTGGAAATTACCGATAGGGACGAGGTATTCGTGCATCCGGACACGGCGCAGGCGGTCGATGCCATTCTCTGCGGTGTGCAGCCCAAGGGCGTGCGCCGGTGCGGAGCGGTCGCCGCTGAAGGGCCGAAACCCCCGAGCGAACCCGAGTCGGCGGAGGAAATGGCGAAACCGCCGTTGTTCGTCCGGTCCGACAACCAGCAGCGGCCGGTTCGTATCTACGCTTACGCACTCAGCCGCGACTCGGTGGATCGCGTGATTCGTGATCTCAACCTGGAAGCACGTACCGTGCGCTATCCGGACCAGGCCGATCTCGTCGTGACCTTACGGGCACGAGAAGAGGACGCAAGCCTGCAGCGCATCGTCCGGTCCGCCCAATTGCCCGTGCACACCGTCAAGAAAAACACGACGGCGCAGATTCGCCAGCTTTTGCGCGGCCTGTTCCATATCGTGCCCGAAGACAAACAGGACGAGGTCGGAGAGATGGTGCGCGAGACCGAGCGCGCCGTACAGCAGGTCAAGGCCGAAGGTATCATGGCGGAACTCGCGCCGCGTTCGGCTGCCTTGCGCCAGATGCAGCATCGCATCGTTACCCGCCACGGCCTATTCGCGGAAAGCATAGGCCGTGAACCATACCGGCATTTGGTGATCTACCCTATGTAA
- the pyrC gene encoding dihydroorotase, with amino-acid sequence MQRLTITCPDDWHLHLRDGAAMRDVLPDSARQFGRAVIMPNLKPPVATVADALAYRRRILDALPAGLEFDPLMTLYLTEGTSPEEIRRVADESRVVALKLYPAGATTHSEAGVVSLEKIYPVLEAMERHGVPLLVHGEVTAPEVDIFDREKAFIDRHLAAIALRFPGLRMVLEHVTTGDGVQFVKDSGPNIAATITVHHLLYNRNALLAGAVRPHFYCLPVLKRETHRLALIEAATGGSPKFFLGTDSAPHPRSQKESACGCAGCYTARAALELYATVFESGGALNRLEAFASFNGPDFYGLPRNRTKVVLERAEWQLPDAVPFGDESLVPLKAGETIAWRFVERQQPE; translated from the coding sequence ATGCAAAGACTGACCATAACCTGCCCCGACGACTGGCATTTGCACCTGAGAGACGGTGCCGCGATGCGCGACGTGCTGCCGGACAGCGCGCGGCAATTCGGCCGTGCCGTCATCATGCCCAATCTGAAGCCGCCGGTCGCCACGGTGGCCGACGCTCTCGCCTACCGCCGCCGCATCCTGGATGCCTTGCCAGCCGGGCTCGAATTCGATCCCCTGATGACGCTCTATCTTACCGAGGGAACCTCGCCGGAAGAGATTCGGCGGGTCGCCGACGAGTCCCGAGTCGTGGCGCTGAAACTTTATCCGGCCGGGGCAACGACTCATTCGGAAGCCGGGGTCGTCAGCCTGGAAAAGATCTATCCGGTACTGGAAGCGATGGAACGACACGGCGTGCCGCTGCTGGTTCATGGCGAAGTGACCGCCCCGGAGGTCGATATCTTCGACCGGGAAAAGGCCTTTATCGATAGGCACCTGGCCGCCATCGCGCTTCGGTTCCCCGGCCTCCGCATGGTTCTGGAGCACGTCACGACCGGCGACGGCGTTCAATTCGTAAAGGACAGCGGGCCGAATATCGCGGCGACGATTACCGTCCATCATCTGCTTTATAATCGCAACGCGCTGCTGGCCGGCGCGGTGCGCCCACATTTTTACTGCCTGCCGGTACTGAAACGGGAAACGCATCGGCTTGCCCTGATCGAGGCGGCAACCGGCGGCAGCCCGAAGTTTTTCCTGGGAACCGACAGCGCGCCTCATCCGCGGAGTCAGAAGGAATCGGCCTGCGGCTGTGCCGGCTGCTATACAGCGCGAGCGGCGCTGGAGCTTTATGCGACGGTTTTCGAATCCGGCGGGGCACTGAACAGGCTGGAAGCTTTTGCGAGCTTCAACGGGCCGGACTTTTACGGACTTCCGCGCAATCGGACGAAGGTGGTCCTCGAGCGCGCCGAATGGCAGCTTCCCGATGCCGTTCCATTCGGCGACGAGTCCTTAGTGCCGCTGAAAGCGGGCGAGACGATCGCCTGGCGTTTTGTCGAAAGGCAGCAGCCGGAATAG
- a CDS encoding SpoVR family protein: protein MRRKPISEGSEWTFDLLQSYDIEIGRIAADFCLDTYPNQIEVITSEQMMDCYSSTGMPVFYPHWSFGKQFLTVEKSYRRGYMGLAYELVINSNPCIAYLMEENSMTMQALVIAHACYGHNSFFKNNYLFKTWTNADAIIDYLVFARNYIAECEERYGVAAVEELLDSCHALMNYGVDRYRRPPPLSMSEEKHRQKEREEYLQSQINDLWLRTVPKKERYFHDPTPQFPAEPEENLLYFFEKNAPLLESWQREVIRIVRKIAQYLYPQRQTKVMNEGWATFWHYTLLNKLYDEGLVTDGFMLEFLQSHTNVISQPPYYSNYFSGINPYALGFAMMSDIRRVCEHPTDEDRRWFPDLAGSDWVKAMDFAMRNFKDESFIAQYLSPQVIRDFKLFSVLDDDLNDELEITHIHDEDGYRAVRQVLSDQYNLGTLEPSIQVYRVDTRGDRSLTLRHYQHYRRPLGESTNEMLRHVRRLWGFKARLETVDENGRIQKSYECD from the coding sequence ATGAGGCGCAAACCTATTTCCGAAGGCTCCGAATGGACTTTCGATCTCCTTCAGAGCTACGACATCGAGATCGGCCGAATCGCGGCGGATTTCTGCCTGGATACTTACCCGAACCAAATCGAGGTCATCACCTCGGAACAGATGATGGACTGCTATTCGAGCACCGGCATGCCGGTGTTCTACCCACACTGGTCTTTCGGCAAGCAGTTTCTGACGGTCGAGAAAAGTTATCGGCGCGGGTACATGGGCCTGGCCTACGAGCTGGTCATCAACTCCAACCCGTGTATCGCCTATCTCATGGAAGAGAACAGCATGACCATGCAGGCGCTGGTCATCGCCCATGCTTGTTACGGCCATAATTCCTTTTTCAAGAACAATTACCTTTTCAAGACCTGGACCAACGCCGACGCCATCATCGATTACCTGGTGTTCGCCCGCAATTACATCGCCGAATGCGAAGAGCGTTACGGCGTCGCGGCCGTCGAGGAGCTGCTGGACTCCTGCCATGCCTTGATGAACTACGGCGTCGACCGTTACCGCCGGCCGCCGCCGCTTTCGATGAGCGAGGAGAAGCATAGACAGAAGGAGCGGGAGGAATATCTTCAGTCGCAGATCAACGATCTATGGTTGCGGACCGTTCCCAAGAAGGAAAGATACTTTCACGACCCGACGCCCCAGTTTCCGGCCGAGCCCGAGGAGAATCTGCTCTATTTCTTCGAAAAGAACGCGCCGCTGCTGGAATCCTGGCAGCGCGAAGTCATCCGGATCGTCCGCAAGATTGCGCAATACCTCTATCCGCAGCGTCAAACCAAGGTGATGAACGAGGGTTGGGCAACTTTCTGGCACTATACCCTGCTGAATAAGCTGTATGACGAAGGGCTGGTGACCGACGGTTTCATGCTGGAATTTTTGCAATCGCACACCAACGTCATCAGTCAGCCGCCGTACTACAGCAATTATTTTTCGGGCATCAATCCATACGCCTTGGGGTTCGCCATGATGAGCGACATTCGGCGCGTCTGCGAGCATCCCACCGATGAAGATCGCAGATGGTTCCCCGATCTCGCCGGCAGCGACTGGGTCAAGGCAATGGACTTCGCCATGCGTAATTTCAAGGACGAGAGCTTCATCGCCCAATATCTTTCGCCCCAGGTCATTCGGGACTTCAAGTTGTTTAGCGTGCTCGACGACGACTTGAACGACGAACTGGAAATCACCCATATTCATGATGAGGACGGCTATCGAGCCGTTCGCCAGGTACTCTCGGATCAATACAACCTCGGCACCTTGGAGCCCAGCATTCAGGTCTATCGGGTAGATACCCGGGGCGACCGGTCCTTGACCCTGCGCCATTACCAGCATTATCGCCGTCCCTTGGGCGAGAGCACCAACGAGATGCTGCGGCATGTACGGCGGCTGTGGGGATTCAAGGCGCGACTCGAAACCGTGGATGAGAACGGACGGATCCAGAAATCTTACGAATGCGATTGA
- a CDS encoding diacylglycerol/lipid kinase family protein, whose product MAGPLAIIVSTSAGSDEKHGLETRLKAFFHSQHREVHICVANSGGEVPDLARQALRENADPIAAGGGDGTVNAVASVLAETGKTLGVLPLGTLNHFAKDLGIPLDLDQAARILVEGAVAQIDVGEVNGKIFVNNSSLGLYPGIVHGRESLQARLEYGKWPAFLWASLSALRRYPILEARLRADDKELVRHTPFIFVGNNRYLVEGFNIGSRTKLDSGWLWLYTTREAGRLGLVRFGLRAFLRSLCNDKDFDIMRTKEIVIETRHKRRLRVATDGEVTIMETPLSYRIRPGALRVMVPKERIGAGVTPGAS is encoded by the coding sequence ATGGCCGGCCCTTTGGCGATTATCGTCAGCACTTCCGCGGGTAGCGACGAAAAGCATGGACTGGAAACTCGGCTCAAGGCGTTTTTCCACTCGCAACACCGGGAAGTTCACATTTGTGTCGCAAACAGCGGCGGCGAGGTTCCGGATCTGGCGCGGCAGGCTTTGCGCGAAAATGCGGATCCGATAGCGGCGGGAGGCGGAGACGGTACGGTCAACGCCGTTGCCTCCGTGCTCGCCGAGACCGGAAAGACGCTGGGCGTACTCCCGCTCGGCACACTCAATCATTTCGCCAAGGATCTCGGCATTCCCCTGGATCTGGACCAAGCCGCACGGATTCTTGTCGAGGGCGCGGTAGCGCAGATCGATGTCGGAGAGGTCAACGGCAAGATTTTCGTCAACAATTCCAGTCTGGGCCTGTATCCGGGTATCGTCCACGGTCGCGAGTCCTTGCAGGCACGGCTCGAATACGGCAAATGGCCGGCATTTCTTTGGGCATCGTTATCCGCCTTGCGCCGATATCCGATCCTCGAGGCCCGGTTGCGCGCCGACGACAAGGAACTTGTTCGGCATACGCCTTTCATTTTTGTCGGAAACAACCGCTACCTGGTAGAAGGATTCAATATCGGTTCACGAACGAAGCTCGATTCGGGCTGGTTGTGGCTGTATACCACGCGCGAAGCCGGCCGGCTCGGTCTTGTGAGATTCGGGCTCCGCGCGTTCTTGCGGAGTTTGTGCAACGATAAGGACTTCGACATCATGCGGACCAAGGAAATCGTGATCGAGACCAGGCACAAGCGTCGGCTTCGCGTCGCGACCGACGGCGAAGTGACCATCATGGAGACCCCGCTGTCGTATCGCATCAGGCCGGGCGCGCTACGGGTGATGGTGCCGAAAGAGAGGATCGGCGCCGGCGTAACGCCCGGTGCGAGCTAG
- a CDS encoding metallophosphoesterase family protein → MRTVVHLSDLHFGRVDSTLVDPLTRAVRELKPDLVVISGDLTQRARTTQFIEARRFLDGLPKPRIVVPGNHDVPLYNLPARFLGPFVKYRYYISENLEPFYADEEIAVVGVNTARSLTVKNGRINQRQLNGICQHLCAYPDVVTKIVVTHHPFDLPEGYREGSLVGRARMAMDILARCGVDVFLAGHLHVSHSRHTGERYRIAGYKALAISAGTALSVRRRSESNAFNVLRIRHPELELERYAWQEETASFSRFAVDFFERRADGWMRVSDETGTR, encoded by the coding sequence ATGCGCACCGTCGTCCATCTTTCCGACCTTCATTTCGGACGCGTCGATTCGACTCTGGTCGACCCGCTGACCCGTGCTGTCCGGGAACTGAAACCCGATCTGGTCGTAATCTCGGGCGATCTCACCCAGCGTGCAAGAACGACCCAGTTTATCGAGGCCCGCCGGTTTCTGGACGGGTTGCCCAAGCCGCGGATCGTGGTGCCGGGCAACCATGACGTACCGCTCTATAACCTGCCGGCGCGTTTTCTTGGGCCGTTCGTGAAATACCGGTACTACATCAGCGAAAACCTTGAGCCCTTCTATGCCGACGAAGAGATCGCCGTGGTCGGCGTCAACACGGCACGTTCGCTGACCGTTAAGAACGGGCGTATCAATCAAAGACAACTGAACGGCATTTGCCAACATTTGTGCGCTTATCCCGACGTTGTTACCAAGATCGTGGTGACCCATCACCCGTTCGATCTTCCGGAAGGTTACCGCGAGGGCAGTCTGGTCGGGCGGGCGCGGATGGCCATGGACATACTCGCGCGCTGCGGCGTCGATGTGTTCCTGGCCGGGCATCTGCACGTCAGCCATTCCCGGCACACGGGAGAGCGATATCGAATTGCCGGTTACAAGGCCTTGGCCATTAGTGCCGGCACCGCGCTTTCAGTGCGGAGGCGTAGCGAAAGCAACGCGTTTAACGTGCTCCGTATTCGGCACCCGGAACTTGAATTGGAACGCTACGCGTGGCAAGAGGAAACGGCCAGTTTCTCCCGATTTGCTGTGGACTTTTTCGAGCGTCGAGCTGACGGCTGGATGCGTGTGAGTGACGAGACCGGTACTCGATAA
- a CDS encoding BON domain-containing protein, with the protein MKRRQFLAMAAAVAATGCSGTRTRESTGEYLDDASVTTKVKSALLQDEIVKGLDIQVETFKGTVQLSGFVDTASEKQRAEAIARDVAGVRSVKNDIRVKQ; encoded by the coding sequence ATGAAAAGACGACAATTCCTGGCGATGGCCGCAGCCGTCGCCGCAACTGGATGTTCCGGTACCAGGACCCGCGAAAGTACGGGCGAATATCTCGATGACGCATCCGTAACCACAAAAGTCAAAAGCGCTCTCCTCCAAGACGAGATCGTCAAGGGACTGGACATCCAGGTGGAAACTTTCAAAGGTACTGTCCAGCTCAGCGGTTTCGTCGATACGGCTTCGGAAAAGCAGCGCGCCGAAGCGATTGCGCGAGATGTGGCCGGCGTGCGGTCGGTCAAGAACGATATCCGCGTAAAGCAATAA
- a CDS encoding DMT family transporter, which produces MDWIYLLVAGLLEVAWAVGLKFTDGFTRWWPSLWVGVGMVISIACLSLALRSIPVGTGYAVWTGIGAVGTAILGMILFQEPATLTRVVCILLIVSGIVGLRLF; this is translated from the coding sequence ATGGATTGGATATATTTGCTTGTTGCCGGACTGCTTGAGGTGGCCTGGGCGGTTGGGCTGAAATTCACCGATGGGTTCACGCGCTGGTGGCCTAGCCTCTGGGTCGGCGTCGGCATGGTAATCAGTATCGCTTGTTTGTCTTTGGCATTGAGGTCGATTCCGGTAGGCACCGGATATGCCGTTTGGACGGGAATCGGCGCCGTGGGAACGGCGATTCTCGGAATGATCCTGTTTCAGGAGCCTGCAACTTTAACCCGAGTCGTCTGCATTCTGTTGATCGTTTCGGGCATCGTGGGTTTGCGCCTGTTTTAG